Proteins from a single region of Sediminitomix flava:
- a CDS encoding BamA/TamA family outer membrane protein: MIYPIRNFLFILLFLPPVAFGQETDSLEENSISKLATTILDFVTLETKTFTISLFPTLDFNQRAGLSLGVLTPIVLKEEKKDIRNKYYRPTTIIPAFSYSTKNQLLFDYDMLLFTNNGWLIVNRMQIFDFPDTFFGIGEPQSETTQYDHFNFTSLGEVLFPIKDVFFLGLFYDFTYNRNSNIDGQTLNESITGFDKGTTLGLGVEFRWDQRDNILYPTEGHFWKANARYYFFDFNYWAATVDLRSFFKIRNDKNIIGVQFLWDIRTDGVPYYKLAVLGGSKRLRSIGNSNKYINNQIYFLQGEYRRKLFHRFAAVAFTGFGNHLSGFEGKAFNDIQYTYGLGLRIQLLQDDPLNFRIDFGLGNNSESAFFFTVREAF, translated from the coding sequence ATGATTTACCCAATTAGAAACTTTCTGTTCATTCTACTATTTCTTCCTCCCGTGGCTTTTGGGCAAGAAACCGACTCCCTTGAGGAAAACTCTATTTCAAAACTAGCTACAACTATTCTAGACTTTGTAACCTTAGAAACAAAAACCTTTACAATTTCACTTTTTCCAACTTTAGACTTCAATCAAAGAGCTGGATTATCACTTGGAGTGCTTACTCCAATAGTCTTGAAAGAAGAAAAAAAAGATATAAGGAATAAATACTATCGGCCAACAACCATCATTCCTGCGTTTTCTTACTCTACAAAAAATCAGCTTCTTTTTGATTATGATATGCTTCTATTTACCAACAACGGTTGGTTAATAGTGAATCGGATGCAAATATTTGATTTTCCAGATACATTCTTTGGAATTGGAGAACCACAATCTGAAACTACACAATATGATCATTTCAATTTCACTAGCCTCGGAGAAGTTCTATTCCCTATCAAAGATGTATTCTTTTTAGGGTTATTCTACGACTTTACTTACAACCGAAATAGCAATATTGATGGGCAGACTCTAAATGAAAGCATAACAGGCTTTGACAAAGGAACTACATTAGGTTTAGGAGTAGAATTTCGCTGGGATCAGAGAGATAATATCCTTTACCCTACTGAAGGTCATTTTTGGAAAGCAAATGCGAGATACTACTTCTTTGACTTTAATTATTGGGCTGCAACAGTAGACTTGAGGTCATTTTTTAAAATTCGGAATGATAAAAACATTATTGGTGTACAATTTCTATGGGATATCAGAACAGATGGTGTTCCGTACTACAAATTAGCGGTGCTAGGGGGCAGTAAAAGGTTAAGAAGTATCGGAAATTCTAATAAATACATTAACAATCAAATCTATTTCTTGCAAGGAGAATACAGACGAAAACTGTTTCATCGGTTTGCAGCCGTTGCTTTTACTGGCTTTGGGAATCATTTATCGGGTTTTGAAGGCAAAGCTTTCAATGATATCCAGTACACCTATGGGCTAGGGTTACGCATTCAATTGCTCCAAGATGATCCTCTAAATTTTAGAATTGATTTTGGGCTTGGAAATAATTCTGAGTCTGCATTTTTCTTTACAGTAAGAGAAGCATTCTAA
- the scpB gene encoding SMC-Scp complex subunit ScpB, whose translation MEKIELEIEALIFCAKTPISVDQLLKCLIEVHGPAIVEDDIKNTIEKLIKTYKKRQSSFELCKVGGGYQFLTKSEFQETVAVHLKQESKKRLSRSAIETLAIVAYKQPVTKTEIELIRGVSCDYSVRKLLDKELIEIVGKSDAIGRPMLYGTTPTFLEYFGINDLSELPSPKEFSEEEKNKIGKEIDS comes from the coding sequence ATGGAAAAAATAGAATTAGAAATAGAAGCACTTATCTTCTGTGCTAAAACACCAATTTCAGTAGATCAATTACTTAAGTGTTTAATTGAGGTTCATGGTCCTGCTATTGTAGAAGATGATATCAAAAATACCATTGAAAAGTTAATCAAGACCTACAAAAAAAGACAATCTTCATTTGAATTGTGCAAAGTTGGTGGAGGGTATCAATTCCTCACAAAAAGTGAGTTTCAAGAGACCGTCGCTGTTCATCTCAAACAAGAATCTAAGAAACGTCTTTCAAGATCAGCGATAGAAACACTCGCAATTGTAGCTTATAAACAACCTGTTACTAAAACCGAAATTGAGCTTATTAGAGGTGTGAGTTGTGATTATTCAGTTAGAAAATTACTCGACAAAGAATTAATCGAGATAGTCGGAAAATCAGATGCAATCGGAAGACCTATGCTTTATGGTACCACGCCCACGTTTCTGGAGTATTTTGGCATCAATGATTTATCCGAACTTCCTTCTCCAAAAGAGTTTTCTGAGGAAGAGAAAAATAAAATAGGCAAAGAAATTGATAGTTAA
- a CDS encoding ankyrin repeat domain-containing protein, whose product MKYSLVYLLFLSLLPLQILAQDNLSFEQEEFLYACSNGNLDVFEKSLQDKVEINTIDDNGNNGLHLAIFYKHLEIGETLVQKHISLEQRNSLELSPLDLCLIQADDIIAQQSSVKYDKIITLIFEYLYELPSQDYLNSLLINPKSQQHCEVLRLKEIEKRAFYEDLISKKKTKQIQKLIKEKTFSKNTYFLDFAIAEGLSPKTVNLMINYVFEDKGNEYILNPYAAPPTYLKYLVNSSNSLIELEEGLVNAINLYYAYGNSIDNQWKALELINSYSNRIIELAKPTPSSKINLVTNENADLFSPYLEKINIRLSTKLDKKKILTNAEKINITPYIETFKPIHHDEKNWDELIQTAVIQGNLTLLDSCIQNGAPIMLNNGEQETSLLHIAAQYGKSNVLKYFIDRKISPDILDSNMNTPLLLGIQNMHLPTVEYLIQEGADIEHKNSEGESPLSTLEKLEADEYILRIVK is encoded by the coding sequence ATGAAATACTCTCTCGTTTACCTATTATTTCTATCTCTACTACCATTACAAATACTTGCTCAAGATAACTTATCCTTTGAGCAAGAAGAATTCCTTTACGCTTGCTCCAATGGCAACTTAGATGTATTCGAAAAATCGCTTCAAGACAAAGTCGAGATCAACACTATTGATGACAATGGGAATAATGGTTTACACCTTGCGATATTCTACAAACATTTAGAAATAGGTGAAACACTAGTACAAAAGCATATTTCTTTAGAGCAACGAAACTCACTTGAGTTAAGTCCTTTAGATTTATGTTTAATTCAGGCTGATGATATCATAGCACAACAAAGTAGTGTGAAATATGATAAAATCATCACTCTAATTTTCGAATATCTTTATGAACTGCCTAGCCAAGATTACCTCAATAGCCTTTTGATTAATCCTAAATCTCAACAGCATTGTGAAGTTTTAAGGCTAAAGGAGATAGAAAAAAGAGCTTTCTATGAAGATTTGATTAGTAAAAAGAAAACAAAGCAGATACAGAAGCTCATAAAAGAGAAGACATTCTCAAAAAACACTTACTTTCTTGATTTTGCAATTGCTGAAGGCCTAAGTCCAAAAACAGTTAATCTAATGATAAATTATGTTTTTGAAGACAAAGGAAATGAATACATCCTCAATCCTTATGCAGCGCCTCCTACTTATTTAAAATACCTTGTAAATAGTAGTAATTCTTTAATAGAATTAGAGGAAGGTTTAGTAAACGCTATCAATCTATATTATGCATATGGAAATTCTATTGACAATCAATGGAAAGCTCTAGAGCTTATAAATAGCTACAGCAATAGAATTATCGAACTTGCAAAACCGACTCCATCTTCAAAAATTAACCTCGTCACAAATGAAAATGCAGACCTCTTCTCCCCTTATCTCGAAAAGATAAATATACGCCTGAGTACAAAGCTTGATAAGAAGAAGATTTTAACAAATGCAGAAAAAATAAATATCACCCCTTACATAGAAACCTTCAAGCCGATTCATCATGATGAAAAAAACTGGGATGAATTGATTCAAACAGCAGTAATTCAAGGAAATTTGACTTTACTGGATTCGTGTATTCAGAATGGAGCTCCAATTATGCTTAACAATGGCGAACAAGAGACTTCGTTACTGCACATTGCTGCACAATATGGTAAGTCTAATGTCTTAAAATACTTTATTGATAGAAAAATAAGCCCAGACATTTTAGATAGCAATATGAATACGCCTCTTCTACTAGGAATACAAAATATGCATTTACCAACGGTAGAATACCTCATACAAGAAGGTGCTGATATTGAGCATAAAAATAGCGAAGGAGAAAGTCCTCTATCAACTTTAGAAAAACTTGAAGCGGACGAATACATTCTAAGAATAGTCAAATAA
- a CDS encoding septal ring lytic transglycosylase RlpA family protein translates to MPHNKLYESIICLIFCCLCFPSFAQFKVGDKVTGEASYYAKKFHGRTTANGEKFNMYAMTAAHKELPFNTVLKVVNLTNGKWVKVRINDRGPFVGNRIIDLSYAAAKNIGMIQDGVAKIEFTILSMQDSPEVAEASVGKKSGNNQKTKVKNTNRGSKEDFSSTGTYSIWGTQRNVKGFGIQLAAHSELKNALKAAKTAQKKLDEVYIQVSSKNGKPFYRIVYGAWTSRDKARVNIPKAEKKGYKGAFLCKHL, encoded by the coding sequence ATGCCACATAATAAACTATACGAGTCCATCATTTGCTTGATTTTTTGTTGTTTGTGTTTTCCATCATTTGCTCAATTTAAAGTTGGAGATAAGGTGACTGGAGAAGCTTCATACTATGCAAAGAAGTTTCATGGTAGAACTACAGCAAATGGTGAAAAATTCAATATGTATGCAATGACTGCAGCTCATAAAGAATTGCCATTTAATACAGTACTGAAAGTCGTGAATTTAACTAATGGAAAATGGGTTAAAGTTAGAATCAATGATCGTGGTCCGTTTGTGGGTAATCGAATCATAGATTTATCTTATGCAGCAGCAAAGAATATTGGAATGATTCAAGATGGAGTGGCCAAAATAGAATTTACGATTCTTTCTATGCAAGACTCTCCAGAAGTGGCAGAAGCAAGTGTCGGTAAAAAGTCAGGTAATAATCAAAAGACTAAAGTTAAAAATACCAATAGAGGTAGTAAAGAAGATTTTTCTTCAACTGGGACTTATAGTATTTGGGGGACTCAAAGAAATGTGAAGGGTTTTGGTATTCAACTTGCAGCACACAGTGAATTAAAAAATGCCCTTAAAGCTGCCAAAACTGCTCAGAAAAAATTGGATGAGGTTTACATTCAAGTATCAAGCAAGAATGGAAAGCCTTTTTATAGAATAGTTTATGGTGCTTGGACATCTAGAGATAAAGCTCGGGTAAATATTCCTAAAGCAGAAAAGAAAGGATACAAGGGAGCTTTTTTATGTAAGCATCTATAG
- a CDS encoding SiaB family protein kinase: protein MQLDIRFLKTALLLHDEMSENGISIIYMGALNQDFTKMFLAMTEDKMDRKNEKMKVKKRVYHMLVETLQNITRHSAEMSDNPKAGNGLFFIGQDEKAYYVITSNKIENEERKSLCANIDEVNNASEEELKEMYKTQIKSGDLNATGGAGLGLIDLRRKTKEPLQYQFVRLNQEHSLFLLKVSVAVSEEEVEAAV, encoded by the coding sequence ATGCAATTAGACATTAGATTCTTAAAAACGGCTCTTCTCCTTCATGACGAAATGAGCGAGAACGGTATTTCCATCATCTACATGGGAGCACTTAACCAAGACTTCACTAAAATGTTCTTGGCCATGACCGAGGACAAGATGGATCGTAAGAATGAAAAAATGAAGGTAAAAAAGAGAGTTTATCACATGCTTGTGGAAACTCTTCAAAATATTACAAGACATTCGGCTGAAATGTCTGACAATCCAAAAGCAGGAAACGGGCTATTTTTTATCGGACAAGACGAAAAAGCATACTACGTAATTACTTCAAACAAAATTGAGAACGAAGAAAGAAAATCTCTTTGTGCCAATATTGACGAAGTTAATAATGCGTCAGAGGAAGAATTAAAAGAAATGTATAAGACGCAAATCAAATCTGGTGATTTGAACGCTACAGGTGGAGCAGGTCTTGGACTTATTGACTTGAGAAGAAAAACTAAAGAGCCTTTACAATATCAATTTGTAAGATTGAATCAAGAGCATTCATTATTCCTTCTTAAAGTATCTGTTGCGGTTTCTGAAGAAGAAGTAGAAGCTGCTGTTTAG
- a CDS encoding DUF3276 family protein yields MEENNKGKEEIFSKRVRAGKRTYFFDVKATRSNDYYLTITESKKRYKEDGFYYEKHKIFLYKEDFNKFIAALTESVDHVKEELMPDYDFAQIDSNEIDDELSWD; encoded by the coding sequence GTGGAAGAGAACAATAAAGGAAAAGAAGAGATCTTCTCAAAAAGAGTGAGGGCAGGTAAAAGAACATATTTTTTTGACGTGAAAGCTACACGATCAAATGATTATTACCTGACGATCACAGAAAGTAAAAAGCGTTACAAAGAGGACGGTTTCTACTACGAAAAGCACAAAATTTTCTTGTACAAAGAAGATTTTAACAAGTTCATTGCTGCACTTACTGAAAGTGTAGACCATGTTAAGGAGGAGTTGATGCCTGACTACGACTTTGCTCAAATCGATTCAAACGAAATTGACGACGAGCTGAGCTGGGATTGA
- a CDS encoding trimeric intracellular cation channel family protein has product MIYYLDIVGTFAFAVSGTLAAADRKMDIFGALFLAAVTAIGGGTVRDLLLDAHPIVWTVDYNYLWVITLAVIFTILFQKWVFRLRKTLFFFDTVGIGVFTIIGLEKALSYDVFFGAAVILGIFSAVLGGIIRDTLCGESPLIFKKEIYATPCLLGGLLYASMRHYGIENPYLTYISVLFIMSIRFLAVRYHLALPQLSNEGLEKNEHSGKKSSDN; this is encoded by the coding sequence TTGATTTATTATTTAGATATCGTCGGAACTTTTGCTTTTGCAGTCAGTGGCACTTTAGCCGCCGCAGACCGTAAGATGGATATTTTTGGAGCCTTATTTTTAGCTGCTGTAACGGCCATAGGAGGCGGGACAGTCCGTGATCTTCTGTTGGATGCTCACCCTATTGTTTGGACAGTAGATTATAATTATTTGTGGGTGATTACTTTAGCCGTAATTTTTACAATCTTATTTCAGAAATGGGTATTTAGATTACGAAAAACTTTATTCTTTTTTGATACAGTAGGAATTGGTGTTTTTACCATCATTGGTCTTGAAAAAGCGCTTTCTTATGATGTTTTTTTTGGTGCGGCAGTTATTCTAGGGATTTTCTCGGCAGTTTTGGGTGGTATTATTCGAGATACCTTGTGTGGTGAGTCACCGCTTATTTTTAAGAAAGAAATTTATGCAACACCTTGTCTATTAGGTGGGTTGTTATACGCAAGTATGCGTCATTACGGAATAGAAAACCCTTATCTCACTTATATCTCGGTACTTTTTATAATGTCTATAAGGTTTTTAGCAGTAAGATATCACCTTGCACTCCCGCAATTGAGTAATGAAGGTCTTGAAAAAAATGAACATTCAGGGAAGAAGTCTTCGGATAATTAA
- a CDS encoding DUF58 domain-containing protein yields MSIDLNQIKEYGNIELLAKQLVEGFITGLHKSPYHGFSVEFAEHSLYNVGESTKYIDWKVFARTDRLYTKRFEEETNLRAMVLLDNSSSMYYPEKDYAKIRFSTVCAAAMAYMLQKQRDAVGLCTFSDEIDYFTQARSTVKHIHNLFLYLQHLMENVPNQKKTSVAEVIHQVAEKIHKRSMVIIFSDMMDNSSNKDELFSALQHLKHNNHEVLLFHVFDAETEINFNFKERPTIFIDVESGQEVKASPSQVKDFYKQEIQQRYHDIKMKCGQYKIDMIEVDCRQNIDQVLLPYLIKRRKMS; encoded by the coding sequence ATGAGTATTGACCTTAATCAAATCAAAGAATACGGAAATATTGAGTTGCTAGCTAAACAGTTAGTCGAAGGATTTATTACAGGTTTACATAAGTCTCCCTATCATGGATTTTCTGTTGAATTTGCAGAGCATAGTTTGTATAACGTTGGCGAAAGTACAAAGTACATCGATTGGAAAGTTTTTGCACGTACAGACAGACTTTATACCAAAAGGTTTGAAGAGGAAACAAACTTGAGAGCTATGGTTTTGTTGGATAATTCTTCATCTATGTATTATCCAGAAAAAGACTATGCAAAGATTCGTTTTAGCACAGTTTGCGCAGCAGCTATGGCTTATATGTTGCAAAAGCAACGAGATGCTGTGGGGTTATGTACGTTCTCAGATGAGATAGATTATTTTACCCAAGCAAGGTCGACAGTAAAGCATATCCATAATTTATTTCTGTACTTACAGCATCTGATGGAGAATGTTCCAAATCAGAAAAAAACCTCTGTAGCGGAAGTTATTCATCAAGTAGCAGAAAAGATCCATAAACGTTCTATGGTTATTATCTTTTCTGATATGATGGATAATTCTTCAAATAAGGATGAATTATTTAGTGCATTGCAGCATTTAAAGCATAATAATCATGAGGTACTATTATTTCATGTTTTTGATGCAGAAACAGAAATAAACTTTAACTTCAAAGAAAGACCTACCATTTTTATTGATGTTGAATCAGGGCAAGAAGTCAAAGCTTCTCCATCTCAAGTAAAAGACTTTTACAAGCAAGAAATTCAACAACGATATCACGATATCAAAATGAAATGTGGGCAGTACAAGATTGATATGATTGAGGTTGACTGTCGCCAAAATATTGATCAAGTACTTCTTCCTTATCTTATAAAAAGAAGAAAAATGAGCTAG
- a CDS encoding MBL fold metallo-hydrolase has translation MTGYIILTIIAVFAAYVVFYLYTSPEFGRSATKTQKLAYEQTGLYKDGQFQNLIPTEMKMDVMGLVKEYSNKSKFATPKEPVPFEKLDSAKIAVAPDSLTTLTWFGHSAFLLQMDGKNILLDPMLGDTPSPHPLIGSKRYNKNLPLEVDKLPQIDAVIYSHDHYDHLDYGTVNKIKDKVKTFIVPLGLGNHLREWGVKDSQIQELKWWDETKLGDIKLTCTPSRHFSGRGLTDRNTTLWSSWVIDGQKDKIYFSGDSGYGPHFKEIGEKFGPFDLTLMECGQYNPQWEAIHMMPEQTAQAAKDVKAERLWPIHWGAFTLALHDWRDPIQRVEKKAAELEIPMTTPRIGEQVIVGESYPQERWWEQSLDKPLATK, from the coding sequence ATGACAGGATATATTATCCTTACCATAATAGCTGTTTTTGCTGCATATGTAGTATTCTATTTATACACAAGTCCTGAATTTGGACGTTCTGCTACTAAAACGCAAAAATTAGCCTATGAGCAAACAGGTCTTTACAAAGATGGACAATTCCAAAACCTCATTCCTACAGAAATGAAAATGGATGTTATGGGCTTGGTTAAAGAATATTCAAACAAGTCAAAGTTTGCAACACCGAAAGAACCTGTTCCATTTGAAAAGTTAGATTCAGCAAAAATAGCTGTTGCACCAGACTCCCTAACGACGCTTACTTGGTTTGGGCACTCTGCGTTCTTACTTCAGATGGATGGTAAAAATATTTTGCTAGACCCAATGTTGGGTGATACTCCTTCACCACACCCTCTAATTGGCTCTAAGCGATATAATAAAAATCTACCTTTAGAAGTAGATAAGTTACCACAAATCGATGCTGTAATCTATTCTCATGATCATTATGATCACTTGGATTATGGCACAGTAAATAAAATAAAAGATAAAGTTAAGACTTTTATCGTTCCTCTAGGACTTGGAAATCACCTTAGAGAATGGGGTGTAAAAGATAGCCAAATTCAAGAATTGAAATGGTGGGATGAAACAAAGTTAGGGGATATCAAACTTACTTGTACTCCATCAAGACACTTCTCAGGAAGAGGATTGACAGACAGAAATACAACTTTGTGGTCTTCTTGGGTTATTGATGGACAAAAAGATAAAATCTACTTTAGCGGTGACAGTGGTTATGGACCTCACTTCAAGGAAATTGGTGAAAAATTCGGTCCTTTTGACCTTACATTGATGGAATGCGGTCAATACAACCCTCAATGGGAAGCAATTCACATGATGCCAGAACAAACTGCTCAAGCAGCTAAAGATGTAAAAGCTGAACGTTTATGGCCAATTCACTGGGGTGCATTTACTTTGGCACTGCACGATTGGAGAGATCCAATCCAGAGAGTTGAAAAAAAGGCTGCCGAGTTAGAAATTCCGATGACAACTCCTCGAATTGGAGAACAAGTCATTGTTGGGGAAAGTTATCCTCAAGAACGTTGGTGGGAACAATCTTTAGATAAACCACTAGCTACAAAATAA
- the recO gene encoding DNA repair protein RecO yields the protein MQVKTRGIVINSLKYGDTSLIVRVFTEALGFRTYMVKGARQKKSAKVAMFQPLTLVEFVAYEQPHREMQRMGEVSIAQPYYSIGLDIRKNTIAFFLSEVLFKILKGEAESYPTLFQFLWAELTAFDQAKENFSYFHLYLLLACLPYLGLDIGSGENLVRQLSEVRADEPKIIAAFDQLLENGSNTAIQLSSSQRDQMMEILLKFYQWHYPSFGEVKSLDILRSIFH from the coding sequence ATGCAGGTCAAGACGCGTGGGATTGTGATCAATAGTTTAAAGTATGGAGATACATCGCTCATTGTGAGAGTTTTTACGGAAGCTTTGGGGTTTAGAACCTATATGGTGAAAGGCGCACGTCAGAAGAAATCTGCAAAAGTGGCAATGTTTCAACCCTTAACCTTGGTAGAGTTTGTCGCTTATGAGCAACCTCACCGAGAAATGCAGCGAATGGGAGAAGTTTCAATTGCTCAGCCTTACTACTCAATTGGTCTTGATATCCGAAAAAATACAATAGCATTTTTCTTATCTGAGGTACTTTTTAAAATCTTAAAAGGAGAGGCAGAGTCTTATCCGACCTTGTTCCAGTTTTTGTGGGCAGAACTAACAGCTTTCGACCAAGCAAAAGAAAACTTTAGCTATTTCCATTTATACTTATTGTTAGCTTGCTTGCCTTATTTAGGATTGGATATTGGTTCTGGAGAGAATTTGGTTAGGCAGCTTTCGGAGGTGAGGGCAGATGAGCCAAAAATAATAGCTGCATTTGACCAATTACTAGAAAATGGATCAAATACAGCTATTCAATTGTCTAGTTCTCAAAGAGACCAGATGATGGAAATCCTTTTGAAGTTTTATCAATGGCATTATCCATCTTTTGGGGAAGTAAAATCTTTAGATATCTTGAGGAGTATCTTTCACTAA
- a CDS encoding cystathionine beta-synthase, whose protein sequence is MKYCNNIIETIGNTPLIRLNSIPKHLSANFYVKAEYFNPGNSIKDRMALKMVEDAESKGLLKKGGTIIEATSGNTGMGLALVAISKGYKCIFTVSDKQSREKIDILRAVGAEVIVCPTNVHPSDPKSYYSVARKLNEEIPNSFYPNQYDNSSNAEAHYLTTGPEIWEQTEGGITHFVAGVGTGGTMCGTSKFLKEKNPSITTVGVDSYGSVFKKYKETGEFDENEIYPYMLEGIGEDILPENVNFELIDHFVKVTDKDAAIYSRRLAREEGLFIGWSCGAAVAGAIDYAERNNLGKDDHVVIILPDHGTRYLNKIYNDNWMKDHGFMEERDFATASDLIKKKDQDNLVIVEPKSLVSDAIKLMKENGISQIPVVEEESFVGSVSDTLLLNQLLESDSLENRLVGDIMAPPFPFISINTTIDTMASMLNNQNKALLVRDDRQGVFIITRNDLLSEVVV, encoded by the coding sequence ATGAAATATTGTAATAATATTATAGAGACAATTGGAAACACCCCCCTTATCCGATTGAATAGTATCCCAAAGCATTTATCAGCTAATTTTTATGTAAAAGCTGAATACTTTAACCCCGGAAATAGTATAAAAGACAGAATGGCTCTAAAAATGGTGGAAGATGCTGAAAGTAAGGGACTTTTGAAGAAGGGAGGTACAATAATAGAGGCGACTTCAGGTAATACAGGGATGGGTTTAGCTTTAGTGGCTATTTCTAAGGGCTATAAATGTATTTTTACAGTTTCAGATAAACAGTCTCGTGAGAAGATTGATATTCTGAGGGCTGTAGGGGCTGAAGTGATTGTGTGTCCTACCAATGTACACCCGTCTGACCCGAAATCATATTATTCTGTTGCAAGAAAGTTAAATGAAGAAATTCCGAATTCATTCTATCCCAATCAATATGATAATAGTTCAAATGCTGAAGCTCATTATTTGACCACAGGTCCTGAAATTTGGGAGCAAACGGAAGGAGGGATAACCCATTTTGTAGCAGGAGTGGGTACAGGAGGGACTATGTGTGGAACTTCAAAATTTTTAAAGGAAAAGAACCCCTCTATAACAACTGTAGGAGTGGACTCTTATGGTTCTGTTTTTAAGAAGTACAAGGAAACAGGTGAATTTGATGAAAATGAAATTTACCCTTATATGCTTGAAGGTATTGGGGAGGATATATTACCAGAAAATGTAAATTTTGAATTGATCGACCATTTTGTAAAAGTTACAGATAAAGATGCTGCAATCTATTCAAGAAGATTAGCGAGAGAAGAAGGACTTTTTATAGGTTGGTCATGTGGAGCAGCAGTTGCAGGTGCTATTGATTATGCTGAACGGAATAATTTAGGAAAAGATGATCATGTTGTGATTATTCTACCAGATCATGGGACACGTTATCTGAATAAGATCTACAATGATAATTGGATGAAAGATCATGGTTTTATGGAGGAACGAGATTTTGCGACAGCTAGTGATTTGATTAAGAAAAAAGATCAAGATAATCTAGTGATTGTAGAACCGAAATCTTTGGTGAGTGATGCCATTAAATTGATGAAAGAAAATGGTATTTCTCAAATACCAGTTGTAGAAGAAGAAAGTTTTGTAGGGAGTGTTTCTGATACTTTATTACTAAATCAATTATTAGAATCGGATTCTTTAGAAAATAGACTTGTAGGAGATATAATGGCTCCACCATTTCCATTTATAAGCATAAATACTACAATAGATACAATGGCTTCTATGCTGAATAATCAGAATAAAGCTCTTTTAGTAAGAGATGATCGACAAGGGGTATTTATTATTACTAGAAATGATTTATTATCTGAAGTTGTAGTCTGA
- a CDS encoding TraR/DksA family transcriptional regulator, translated as MATEQLRYSPSELKEFEELLEKKINSSKSELEHLKNSILKSQSGHDGNHNGAKTLEDGAAAFEKEQLNQLAARTRKYIEQLERAMVRIKNGTYGICVDTGKLISKDRLRAVPHTLHSIEAKMNKA; from the coding sequence ATGGCAACAGAACAACTCCGATATTCACCAAGTGAATTAAAAGAATTTGAGGAATTGCTAGAGAAGAAAATTAATTCCTCAAAGAGTGAATTAGAACATTTAAAAAACTCGATTCTAAAATCTCAAAGTGGCCATGATGGCAACCACAATGGAGCAAAAACCCTTGAAGATGGTGCCGCAGCCTTTGAGAAAGAACAATTGAATCAATTAGCTGCTCGTACGAGGAAGTATATTGAGCAATTGGAAAGAGCAATGGTTAGAATCAAAAATGGTACTTATGGTATCTGTGTAGATACTGGAAAACTTATTTCTAAGGATAGATTGAGAGCTGTACCTCATACCTTGCACTCAATTGAAGCTAAGATGAACAAGGCCTAG